A window of Trichoderma atroviride chromosome 3, complete sequence contains these coding sequences:
- a CDS encoding uncharacterized protein (EggNog:ENOG41), translating to MPVPLPIVLPAAAASLAYLNAKSGFWYDYALIKSIVKASIRVRRGLRTDTINLFYALESHAQSARYANKAFLIFDGKTHSYSQTYDRVLRYGHWIKTKFGVKPKDVVAMDFENSDTFVFVWFALWAIGAKPAFINYNLTGKPLAHCIEAASTKLCLVDPAVAANVDEESVKSLPNVNFVVFTPEAEAEAASTAPTRSPNVDRSDDAMSNMAMLIYTSGTTGLPKAAVVAWGEMHIWREHSRDAPEPRWRRHHCMPLYHSSAAILSLCSTLVAGSTQALGRKFSTKTFWDDCRASKATTIQYVGETLRYLLAAPPQMDPVTGENLDRKHSVRIAFGNGLRPDVWDRVKERFGIETVAEFYAATESPGSAWNVSSNDLGRGAIGRAGWLYSLITNSAAALVEVDHDTDAPWRDPVTNRCRRVQPGEPGEMLYRLPPEDVQERFQGYFNNPGASSSKILRDVFAPGDAWFRSGDILRRDPSGFTFFSDRIGDTFRWKSENVSTAEVSQAVGLHPAVREANVYGVQLPHHDGRAGCAAICFDTPVPDETTLRSLADHVKASLPRYARPLFLRLVREVGVGSQTTGTNKQQKTSLRAAGVKPKLKTVTEAEDGSGDASKEEEDADIYWLKGNTYVPFREKEWRELEGGRVKL from the exons ATGCCAG TCCCCCTCCCCATCGTCCTccccgccgcagccgcctccTTGGCCTACCTCAACGCCAAATCCGGCTTCTGGTACGACTACGCCCTCATCAAATCCATCGTCAAGGCGTCTATCCGCGTCCGCCGCGGCCTCAGGACCGACACAATCAACCTCTTCTACGCCCTGGAGAGCCATGCCCAAAGCGCCCGCTACGCCAACAAGGCGTTCCTCATCTTTGACGGCAAGACGCACTCGTATTCGCAGACGTACGACAGAGTCCTCCGCTACGGCCACTGGATCAAGACCAAGTTTGGCGTCAAGCCCAAGGATGTCGTGGCTATGGACTTTGAGAACTCGGACACCTTTGTGTTTGTGTGGTTTGCGCTGTGGGCCATTGGCGCGAAGCCGGCGTTTATCAATTACAATCTGACGGGGAAGCCCCTGGCGCATTGTATCGAGGCGGCGAGCACCAAGCTCTGTCTGGTTGATCCGGCCGTGGCCGCAAATGTCGATGAGGAGAGTGTCAAGAGTCTGCCGAATGTGAATTTTGTCGTCTTCACTCCAGAGGCCGAAGCCGAGGCTGCATCTACAGCCCCCACGAGGAGCCCAAACGTGGACAGGTCCGACGATGCCATGTCCAACATGGCAATGCTCATCTACACCTCGGGCACCACGGGTCTGCCCAAGGCGGCGGTCGTGGCATGGGGGGAAATGCATATATGGCGGGAGCATAGTCGAGACGCTCCTGAACCGCGGTGGCGGCGACATCAT TGCATGCCCCTATACcactcctccgccgccatcctctccctctGCTCAACCCTCGTCGCCGGCTCCACGCAGGCCCTGGGCCGCAAATTCTCCACAAAGACCTTCTGGGACGACTGCCGCGCCTCAAAGGCCACCACGATCCAGTACGTCGGCGAGACGCTGCGCTACCTGCTCGCCGCGCCTCCGCAGATGGACCCCGTCACCGGCGAGAACCTCGACCGCAAGCACAGCGTGCGCATCGCCTTTGGCAACGGCCTGCGCCCGGACGTCTGGGACCGCGTCAAGGAGCGCTTCGGCATCGAGACCGTCGCCGAGTTCTACGCCGCCACCGAGTCGCCCGGCTCCGCGTGGAACGTCAGCAGCAACGACCTAGGCCGCGGCGCCATCGGCCGGGCAGGCTGGCTGTACTcgctcatcaccaacagcGCCGCGGCCCTCGTCGAGGTCGACCACGACACCGACGCCCCCTGGCGCGACCCCGTGACGAACCGGTGCCGCCGCGTCCAGCCCGGCGAGCCCGGCGAGATGCTGTACCGCCTGCCGCCCGAGGACGTCCAGGAGCGCTTCCAGGGCTACTTCAACAACCCGGgcgcctccagctccaagatcCTGCGCGACGTCTTCGCCCCCGGCGACGCCTGGTTCCGGTCCGGCGACATCCTGCGCCGCGACCCCAGCGGcttcaccttcttcagcGACCGCATCGGCGACACCTTCCGCTGGAAGTCGGAGAACGTCTCCACCGCCGAGGTCAGCCAGGCCGTCGGGCTCCACCCGGCGGTGCGCGAGGCCAACGTCTACGGCGTGCAGCTGCCGCATCACGACGGCCGCGCGGGATGCGCCGCCATCTGCTTCGACACGCCCGTGCCGGACGAGACGACGCTGCGGAGTCTGGCCGATCACGTCAAGGCGTCGCTGCCGCGCTATGCTCGCCCCTTGTTCCTCCGACTGGTCAGGGAGGTGGGCGTGGGGAGCCAGACGACGGGGACgaacaagcagcagaagaCCAGCTTGCGGGCCGCCGGGGTGAAGCCAAAGTTGAAGACGGTGACGGAGGCCGAGgacggcagcggcgatgctagcaaggaagaggaggatgctGACATATACTGGCTCAAAGGTAATACGTATGTGCCCTTTAGGGAAAAGGAGTGGAGGGAGCTCGAGGGCGGAAGAGTCAAGTTGTAG
- a CDS encoding uncharacterized protein (EggNog:ENOG41), with product MPTQCCSQSTVGDVAQCMAEFQQQNGFGVFHDACLAVERYVASCEKAVSNFDSSSYKEQASCLCYDDNNNYDPDTWDNAVATCVSTGQSAHPTIWSALEKNSGAIGLCTKFADAAATGPATTGPAPTEAASFTATGDASPGTTAGGGSSTPAETGSAVSSPTGSSKQSSTATRSSAAAATTSSAAAPSIGEVSRTGSNLFYA from the coding sequence ATGCCAACCCAGTGCTGCTCGCAAAGCACGGTTGGCGACGTTGCGCAGTGCATGGCCGAGTTCCAGCAGCAAAATGGATTTGGCGTCTTTCACGATGCTTGTCTTGCCGTTGAGCGTTACGTCGCCAGCTGCGAGAAGGCCGTCTCCAACTTTGATAGCTCGTCCTACAAGGAGCAGGCTAGCTGTCTTTGCTATGATGACAACAACAACTACGACCCAGACACGTGGGACAATGCGGTAGCAACCTGTGTGAGCACGGGGCAAAGCGCTCATCCGACCATCTGGAGCGCATTGGAGAAGAACTCTGGGGCGATTGGCCTCTGCACCAAGTTTGCagatgctgccgccaccgGCCCTGCAACGACCGGCCCTGCTCCAACAGAGGCAGCGAGCTTCACCGCCACTGGTGATGCCTCTCCGGGAACAACGGCGGGTGGTGGCTCATCGACCCCAGCCGAGACAGGCTCAGCAGTGAGCAGCCCGACTGGTTCCAGCAAGCAGTCATCAACTGCAACTCGCAgctcagcggcagcggccaccacgagcagcgcagcagctcctaGCATTGGAGAGGTAAGCCGTACCGGATCGAATCTCTTCTATGCATAA
- a CDS encoding uncharacterized protein (EggNog:ENOG41) has product MSPPPNSFYTYSDSGANDPRAHTDHYNSNTNGAHRGPVHNSSARLARRPSTQAQGHATSASQGGSSSQSRASSISRAQQQHARQLSLQHSLEKPLPEPPAQTNPTPVAPTTTPATFESVSKSFTPVDTPQSRFLESRLDNRLDVMDSNNSAAGHQMYGASGQDNSYGQDNMATLSSARYGGGGGGGGGDEYRDGHREGLTPRSNGSVSAGMSPAIGQPQAQTPSAGTPVGGPSQGSSAHLSGLMCNVHRTTGQEPPPLVGATTTILGDSLYVFGGRILSRSRPAPLTSDLYELDLIRRHWTRLAVSGDIPPPRYFHSMCPLGGTKMVCYGGMSPAPNQPMGADQQQPEVTVMSDIHIYDAPTKTWSYVPAQDPPQGRYAHCATILSSSATFSSKAAPLSALQHNPSNGNPNEGRIGINIDGSGGAQLIVVGGQDGANHYIEQISVFNLRSLKWTTNQPLGKSCGAYRSVAASLPPAVSARIGMNAQNGQQRTESTAGQEPGSSMLIYSNYNFLDVKLELQIRGPDGTLTERAMSGTYSPPGLRFPNGGVIDTHFVVSGTYLTSSKQEYALWALDLRSLTWSRIDAGGSVFSQGSWNRGVLWNRRNTFVILGNRKRSLVDDYNHRRINFSNVCMVELEAFGFYDNPRKVDPMSGFVSASSPYSGMNLSLARKAGATAGGRFHSRASEDLGEKILAFRELSDMDILCIGGERIPVNSRIVARRWGPYFVQLLREGTATQDGSDAVTLRSGLSSNPLRASALTITPNNRNFDDSATLVGSIGGSVSGPSGLSGPIHHGGGGAAHSNGDEAAAAVNTAPTPRSLMPSSRPRCLYLPHTYLTIQSLLHFLYTSSLPSPASSLCTPQILCSLLQIARPYRVDGLLEAVVERLHALLDSRNAAAVFNATAMAAGGGRGIDGSLNPNFFVGSLDPVGSPVSTSDFSLSTTTTNDSSFGSDLNSRTASLSLNSTLNTSYASSGDVSAATSASGSEWGSEIGDNDRDGVIWNGELSSVIGLQKRGLRGLMEGRRMRERTGTGTGGAAGMGASGIAANYGGQAGGQRVGLGIAGP; this is encoded by the exons aTG AGCCCTCCGCCGAATAGCTTTTATACTTACTCCGACTCTGGGGCCAATGATCCCCGTGCGCATACCGATCACTACAACAGCAATACCAACGGCGCACATCGAGGGCCTGTTCACAACTCTTCCGCCAGACTCGCTCGAAGACCTTCAACCCAGGCACAGGGCCACGCGACTTCGGCGTCCCAAGGAGGATCTTCGTCCCAATCCAGAGCATCATCCATATCCagggctcagcagcagcatgcgAGACAGCTGAGTCTACAACACAGCCTCGAGAAACCATTGCCAGAGCCGCCGGCTCAAACAAATCCCACGCCCGTCGCCCCGACGACTACACCCGCTACCTTTGAGAGCGTTTCCAAGAGCTTCACTCCCGTAGATACGCCTCAAAGTCGCTTTTTAGAGTCCCGATTGGATAATCGACTAGACGTTATGGATTCGAACAACTCGGCCGCTGGCCACCAGATGTATGGCGCCTCTGGACAGGATAATTCGTATGGCCAAGACAATATGGCTACGCTGAGTTCGGCGAGAtatggtggcggtggtggtggtggtggtggagatgaATACAGAGACGGACACAGGGAAGGATTGACTCCACGGAGCAATGGCTCTGTATCAGCAGGCATGTCGCCTGCAATCGGGCAGCCTCAAGCGCAAACCCCATCTGCCGGTACCCCAGTTGGCGGCCCTTCGCAAGGGTCTTCAGCGCATCTATCGGGCTTAATGTGCAACGTACACAGGACGACTGGACAGGAGCCCCCGCCGCTTGTAGGAGCTACGACAACTATTCTGGGCGATAGCCTGTATGTGTTTGGCGGCAGGATCCTTTCTCGAAGCCGCCCCGCGCCTCTTACCTCTGACCTCTACGAGCTGGACCTCATACGCCGGCATTGGACGAGACTCGCAGTGTCTGGCGACATTCCGCCTCCGCGATACTTCCATTCCATGTGCCCTCTCGGCGGCACCAAGATGGTTTGCTACGGTGGCATGTCTCCCGCGCCCAATCAGCCCATGGGAGCCGATCAGCAACAGCCCGAAGTTACCGTCATGTCCGACATTCACATCTACGACGCCCCGACAAAGACATGGTCTTACGTGCCGGCACAAGATCCCCCTCAGGGACGCTATGCCCACTGCGCCAccattctctcttcatcggcCACATTTTCCTCAAAGGCCGCCcctctttctgctctccAGCACAACCCATCCAACGGCAACCCCAACGAAGGCCGTATTGGCATCAACATTGACGGATCTGGAGGCGCTCAGTTGATTGTTGTCGGTGGACAGGATGGCGCGAACCACTACATTGAACAAATCAGCGTATTCAATCTCCGAAGCCTCAAGTGGACGACGAACCAGCCTTTGGGCAAGAGCTGCGGCGCCTATAGGAGTGTCGCCGCGTCTTTGCCCCCGGCGGTAAGCGCAAGGATTGGAATGAACGCCCAGAATGGCCAGCAGCGTACCGAGAGCACTGCCGGCCAAGAACCCGGGTCATCTATGCTCATCTACTCCAACTATAATTTCTTGGATGTCAAGTTGGAGCTGCAGATCAGGGGTCCCGATGGAACTTTAACCGAAAGGGCCATGTCGGGAACTTATTCTCCGCCTGGCCTTCGCTTCCCCAATGGTGGTGTCATTGATACTCATTTTGTGGTCAGCGGTACATATCTCACGTCATCGAAGCAGGAATATGCGCTCTGGGCCCTGGATCTTCGATCTCTCACCTGGAGTCGGATCGACGCCGGAGGCAGCGTCTTCAGCCAAGGCAGCTGGAACAGAGGTGTTTTGTGGAATCGACGAAATACATTTGTCATTCTGGGCAACAGGAAGAGGAGCCTGGTTGACGACTACAACCACCGCCGTATCAACTTTTCCAACGTCTGCATGGTAGAGCTTGAGGCCTTTGGCTTCTACGATAACCCGCGCAAGGTGGACCCCATGTCGGGCTTCGTCTCGGCTAGCAGCCCGTACTCTGGGATGAACCTAAGCCTTGCGCGCAAAGCTGGTGCTACTGCCGGCGGCCGATTCCACTCTCGGGCAAGCGAAGATCTGGGAGAGAAGATACTGGCGTTCCGGGAGCTGTCCGACATGGACATCCTGTGCATTGGCGGGGAGCGGATACCAGTCAACTCTCGAATTGTTGCCCGCAGATGGGGCCCATACTTTGTCCAGCTCCTGCGAGAAGGCACAGCTACGCAAGACGGAAGTGATGCTGTAACACTGCGATCTGGTCTATCTAGCAATCCACTGCGGGCATCGGCCTTGACCATTACGCCGAATAATAGGAACTTCGACGACTCGGCGACGCTGGTAGGGTCCATTGGCGGATCTGTCTCGGGACCATCTGGTCTCTCAGGACCTATCCATCAcggaggaggcggcgcaGCGCACAGCAACGGAGAtgaagcggcggcggctgttAACACAGCGCCAACACCACGCAGTCTGATGCCTAGCTCAAGGCCTCGATGCCTTTACCTACCGCACACGTACTTGACCATTCAATCCTTGCTGCACTTTTTGTACACTAGCTCTCTACCTTCACCCGCCTCTTCACTGTGCACGCCGCAGATCCTCTGCTCACTCTTACAAATAGCGCGGCCATACAGAGTTGACGGTCTTTTAGAAGCTGTTGTCGAGCGTCTACATGCCCTTCTCGATAGTAGGAATGCGGCGGCGGTGTTCAACGCgacggccatggctgctggtggtggccgcGGCATCGATGGATCCCTCAATCCCAACTTTTTCGTTGGCAGTCTTGATCCGGTGGGATCTCCAGTCTCTACATCCGACTTCTCTCTCagtaccaccaccaccaacgaTTCTTCTTTCGGCTCAGACCTGAATTCACGTACAGCAAGCCTGAGTCTAAACTCAACTCTCAACACATCCTACGCCTCAAGCGGCGATGTTTCTGCTGCAACAAGCGCGAGTGGATCTGAGTGGGGATCTGAGATTGGCGATAATGACCGTGACGGCGTCATCTGGAATGGAGAGCTTAGCAGCGTCATTGGCCTACAAAAGCGAGGCCTTCGAGGTCTGATGGAAGGCCGaagaatgagagagaggacTGGCACGGGAACTGGTGGCGCGGCAGGCATGGGAGCGAGTGGGATCGCTGCAAACTATGGAGGTCAAGCCGGCGGCCAGCGAGTGGGATTGGGAATCGCAGGCCCATGA
- a CDS encoding uncharacterized protein (TransMembrane:1 (o284-303i)) gives MSTGVRPQGLSAEAAEALSKRTTRSLRYAPTYHLTFSLFTDRGLPNTWDIEAALDEYIRPMLEVLRPIHNFTIDTQVQLYAVPGVQSQVLNKEHLSSFINAAEWPLSPSIGKAPTVNFVIYIGNQTVGLDAETETSQSWMIPQWGTVYLLSQPDTESHVSTATLKQPMLTFGGHLLSLLGTPQSGSLPLRLSTLGRIRSTDLLLRASSTLGSLARLSLALPSISIPRNVADGVSKTMHHLELACADLGGPEGLKHARIAEEEAERAFFEKSMVGQLYFPDEHKIAVYLPLLGPIFVPLIMGLINETKRIIKELKQKALDAKNKKKQ, from the coding sequence ATGTCCACCGGTGTACGTCCCCAGGGCCTGAGCGCGGAAGCTGCGGAGGCACTCTCGAAGAGAACGACTCGATCACTACGATACGCTCCAACTTACCACCTtactttctctctctttaccGATAGAGGGCTACCCAATACTTGGGATATTGAGGCTGCGTTGGACGAGTATATCCGGCCGATGCTAGAAGTTTTGCGTCCGATTCACAACTTCACCATCGACACACAGGTTCAGCTATACGCCGTGCCTGGCGTGCAATCCCAAGTGCTCAACAAAGAGCATCTGTCCTCGTTTATCAATGCCGCCGAGTGGCCGCTGTCGCCATCTATTGGTAAGGCGCCGACAGTCAACTTTGTCATATACATTGGAAATCAGACGGTTGGACTGGACGCCGAGACAGAAACCTCGCAGTCATGGATGATTCCCCAATGGGGCACCGTGTACCTGCTATCTCAGCCAGACACGGAAAGCCACGTATCTACTGCAACGCTGAAGCAGCCAATGCTTACCTTTGgcggccatcttctttcgctcTTGGGCACACCTCAGTCTGGGTCTCTACCCTTGAGGCTTTCTACTCTCGGTCGCATCCGATCTACTGATCTCTTGCTTCGTGCATCGTCCACGCTAGGGTCGCTTGCAAGGCTATCACTCGCGCTGCCTTCCATCTCGATCCCTCGGAACGTTGCAGATGGCGTCTCCAAGACGATGCATCACCTGGAACTGGCTTGCGCAGATCTTGGCGGGCCCGAAGGGTTGAAGCATGCGAGAAttgcagaggaagaggcagagagggCCTTTTTCGAGAAGAGCATGGTAGGACAGCTGTACTTCCCAGACGAGCACAAGATTGCCGTCTATCTTCCGCTGCTTGGGCCGATTTTTGTACCGCTTATCATGGGACTTATCAATGAGACCAAGAGAATTATTAAGGAGTTGAAGCAGAAGGCACTGGATGccaagaataagaagaagcAATAA
- a CDS encoding uncharacterized protein (MEROPS:MER0045469) has translation MLPEPSFTLSIPSIHDGTALDCRVYHPDSFYTEGAAPWKRHAVVFAHPYAPMGGSFDDPLMDIAAEQLLRKGYLLGTFNFRGAGRSAGTTSWTAKPECGDYTSFVGFMAHYLHRLDPFGHRVAEPPSEKAVPPVLMMAGYSYGAMITTQLPPLNEVLEPFSSPDCGSHAAQIRLRAESWAERQTQAVQEARAAVARGQQKASRKTPTGSSEKSSSPPAAATPAKGKLSPASGFIMPRPAYLLVSPLQGLVTHLATMSLVPSVFARQKPRQEDDAEAKLVRNPTLAVFGDKDIFVPVGKLRAWVGRLSSQPGSQFQGHEIGSAGHFWAEEGVLHAMLDLVCDFAGKLYDGN, from the exons atgctgcccgAGCCTTCATTCACGCTGAGCATCCCCAGCATCCACGATGGGACCGCGCTGGACTGTCGGGTCTATCACCCAGACTCGTTCTACACAGAGGGCGCCGCGCCTTGGAAGCGCCACGCCGTTGTGTTTGCGCATCCTTATGCTCCGATGGGCGGCAGCTTTGATGATCCGTTGATGGACATTGCGGCCGAGCAGCTGCTCCGGAAAGGATACTTGCTGGGGACGTTTAACTTTCG AGGTGCTGGTCGGTCTGCCGGAACAACGTCATGGACGGCAAAGCCGGAATGCGGCGATTACACCAGCTTCGTTGGCTTCATGGCGCACTATCTTCATCGTCTGGATCCGTTTGGCCACCGCGTGGCAGAGCCGCCATCAGAAAAGGCCGTGCCGCCcgtcttgatgatggcaggCTACTCGTATGGAGCCATGATAACTACTCAACTGCCGCCCCTGAACGAGGTCCTTGAGCCATTCAGCTCTCCAGACTGTGGATCTCATGCTGCCCAAATACGCCTGCGGGCTGAAAGCTGGGCTGAAAGGCAAACCCAAGCGGTGCAGGAGGCTCGCGCCGCCGTGGCACGCGGACAGCAGAAAGCCTCCCGCAAGACTCCTACAGGCAGTTCCGAGAAATCATCTAGTccgcctgcagcagcaacaccgGCAAAGGGCAAGCTCTCACCAGCAAGCGGCTTCATCATGCCCCGGCCGGCCTATCTGCTCGTGTCTCCACTGCAAGGCCTCGTTACGCATCTCGCAACCATGTCGTTGGTCCCGTCGGTGTTTGCAAGGCAGAAGCCCCGTCAAGAAGACGACGCGGAGGCTAAGTTGGTGCGGAATCCCACCCTGGCCGTCTTCGGAGACAAGGACATCTTTGTGCCTGTTGGCAAGCTGCGTGCTTGGGTGGGACGGCTGAGCTCGCAGCCGGGATCGCAGTTCCAGGGACACGAGATTGGATCGGCAGGGCACTTTTGGGCGGAGGAGGGAGTGCTGCATGCTATGCTGGACTTGGTTTGTGATTTTGCGGGCAAGCTGTACGATGGCAATTAG
- a CDS encoding uncharacterized protein (EggNog:ENOG41), with protein sequence MVDAMAEYAPLTGLQSPPPNSFYTYSDSGANDPRAHTDHYNSNTNGAHRGPVHNSSARLARRPSTQAQGHATSASQGGSSSQSRASSISRAQQQHARQLSLQHSLEKPLPEPPAQTNPTPVAPTTTPATFESVSKSFTPVDTPQSRFLESRLDNRLDVMDSNNSAAGHQMYGASGQDNSYGQDNMATLSSARYGGGGGGGGGDEYRDGHREGLTPRSNGSVSAGMSPAIGQPQAQTPSAGTPVGGPSQGSSAHLSGLMCNVHRTTGQEPPPLVGATTTILGDSLYVFGGRILSRSRPAPLTSDLYELDLIRRHWTRLAVSGDIPPPRYFHSMCPLGGTKMVCYGGMSPAPNQPMGADQQQPEVTVMSDIHIYDAPTKTWSYVPAQDPPQGRYAHCATILSSSATFSSKAAPLSALQHNPSNGNPNEGRIGINIDGSGGAQLIVVGGQDGANHYIEQISVFNLRSLKWTTNQPLGKSCGAYRSVAASLPPAVSARIGMNAQNGQQRTESTAGQEPGSSMLIYSNYNFLDVKLELQIRGPDGTLTERAMSGTYSPPGLRFPNGGVIDTHFVVSGTYLTSSKQEYALWALDLRSLTWSRIDAGGSVFSQGSWNRGVLWNRRNTFVILGNRKRSLVDDYNHRRINFSNVCMVELEAFGFYDNPRKVDPMSGFVSASSPYSGMNLSLARKAGATAGGRFHSRASEDLGEKILAFRELSDMDILCIGGERIPVNSRIVARRWGPYFVQLLREGTATQDGSDAVTLRSGLSSNPLRASALTITPNNRNFDDSATLVGSIGGSVSGPSGLSGPIHHGGGGAAHSNGDEAAAAVNTAPTPRSLMPSSRPRCLYLPHTYLTIQSLLHFLYTSSLPSPASSLCTPQILCSLLQIARPYRVDGLLEAVVERLHALLDSRNAAAVFNATAMAAGGGRGIDGSLNPNFFVGSLDPVGSPVSTSDFSLSTTTTNDSSFGSDLNSRTASLSLNSTLNTSYASSGDVSAATSASGSEWGSEIGDNDRDGVIWNGELSSVIGLQKRGLRGLMEGRRMRERTGTGTGGAAGMGASGIAANYGGQAGGQRVGLGIAGP encoded by the coding sequence ATGGTCGACGCCATGGCCGAATATGCACCACTGACTGGTTTACAGAGCCCTCCGCCGAATAGCTTTTATACTTACTCCGACTCTGGGGCCAATGATCCCCGTGCGCATACCGATCACTACAACAGCAATACCAACGGCGCACATCGAGGGCCTGTTCACAACTCTTCCGCCAGACTCGCTCGAAGACCTTCAACCCAGGCACAGGGCCACGCGACTTCGGCGTCCCAAGGAGGATCTTCGTCCCAATCCAGAGCATCATCCATATCCagggctcagcagcagcatgcgAGACAGCTGAGTCTACAACACAGCCTCGAGAAACCATTGCCAGAGCCGCCGGCTCAAACAAATCCCACGCCCGTCGCCCCGACGACTACACCCGCTACCTTTGAGAGCGTTTCCAAGAGCTTCACTCCCGTAGATACGCCTCAAAGTCGCTTTTTAGAGTCCCGATTGGATAATCGACTAGACGTTATGGATTCGAACAACTCGGCCGCTGGCCACCAGATGTATGGCGCCTCTGGACAGGATAATTCGTATGGCCAAGACAATATGGCTACGCTGAGTTCGGCGAGAtatggtggcggtggtggtggtggtggtggagatgaATACAGAGACGGACACAGGGAAGGATTGACTCCACGGAGCAATGGCTCTGTATCAGCAGGCATGTCGCCTGCAATCGGGCAGCCTCAAGCGCAAACCCCATCTGCCGGTACCCCAGTTGGCGGCCCTTCGCAAGGGTCTTCAGCGCATCTATCGGGCTTAATGTGCAACGTACACAGGACGACTGGACAGGAGCCCCCGCCGCTTGTAGGAGCTACGACAACTATTCTGGGCGATAGCCTGTATGTGTTTGGCGGCAGGATCCTTTCTCGAAGCCGCCCCGCGCCTCTTACCTCTGACCTCTACGAGCTGGACCTCATACGCCGGCATTGGACGAGACTCGCAGTGTCTGGCGACATTCCGCCTCCGCGATACTTCCATTCCATGTGCCCTCTCGGCGGCACCAAGATGGTTTGCTACGGTGGCATGTCTCCCGCGCCCAATCAGCCCATGGGAGCCGATCAGCAACAGCCCGAAGTTACCGTCATGTCCGACATTCACATCTACGACGCCCCGACAAAGACATGGTCTTACGTGCCGGCACAAGATCCCCCTCAGGGACGCTATGCCCACTGCGCCAccattctctcttcatcggcCACATTTTCCTCAAAGGCCGCCcctctttctgctctccAGCACAACCCATCCAACGGCAACCCCAACGAAGGCCGTATTGGCATCAACATTGACGGATCTGGAGGCGCTCAGTTGATTGTTGTCGGTGGACAGGATGGCGCGAACCACTACATTGAACAAATCAGCGTATTCAATCTCCGAAGCCTCAAGTGGACGACGAACCAGCCTTTGGGCAAGAGCTGCGGCGCCTATAGGAGTGTCGCCGCGTCTTTGCCCCCGGCGGTAAGCGCAAGGATTGGAATGAACGCCCAGAATGGCCAGCAGCGTACCGAGAGCACTGCCGGCCAAGAACCCGGGTCATCTATGCTCATCTACTCCAACTATAATTTCTTGGATGTCAAGTTGGAGCTGCAGATCAGGGGTCCCGATGGAACTTTAACCGAAAGGGCCATGTCGGGAACTTATTCTCCGCCTGGCCTTCGCTTCCCCAATGGTGGTGTCATTGATACTCATTTTGTGGTCAGCGGTACATATCTCACGTCATCGAAGCAGGAATATGCGCTCTGGGCCCTGGATCTTCGATCTCTCACCTGGAGTCGGATCGACGCCGGAGGCAGCGTCTTCAGCCAAGGCAGCTGGAACAGAGGTGTTTTGTGGAATCGACGAAATACATTTGTCATTCTGGGCAACAGGAAGAGGAGCCTGGTTGACGACTACAACCACCGCCGTATCAACTTTTCCAACGTCTGCATGGTAGAGCTTGAGGCCTTTGGCTTCTACGATAACCCGCGCAAGGTGGACCCCATGTCGGGCTTCGTCTCGGCTAGCAGCCCGTACTCTGGGATGAACCTAAGCCTTGCGCGCAAAGCTGGTGCTACTGCCGGCGGCCGATTCCACTCTCGGGCAAGCGAAGATCTGGGAGAGAAGATACTGGCGTTCCGGGAGCTGTCCGACATGGACATCCTGTGCATTGGCGGGGAGCGGATACCAGTCAACTCTCGAATTGTTGCCCGCAGATGGGGCCCATACTTTGTCCAGCTCCTGCGAGAAGGCACAGCTACGCAAGACGGAAGTGATGCTGTAACACTGCGATCTGGTCTATCTAGCAATCCACTGCGGGCATCGGCCTTGACCATTACGCCGAATAATAGGAACTTCGACGACTCGGCGACGCTGGTAGGGTCCATTGGCGGATCTGTCTCGGGACCATCTGGTCTCTCAGGACCTATCCATCAcggaggaggcggcgcaGCGCACAGCAACGGAGAtgaagcggcggcggctgttAACACAGCGCCAACACCACGCAGTCTGATGCCTAGCTCAAGGCCTCGATGCCTTTACCTACCGCACACGTACTTGACCATTCAATCCTTGCTGCACTTTTTGTACACTAGCTCTCTACCTTCACCCGCCTCTTCACTGTGCACGCCGCAGATCCTCTGCTCACTCTTACAAATAGCGCGGCCATACAGAGTTGACGGTCTTTTAGAAGCTGTTGTCGAGCGTCTACATGCCCTTCTCGATAGTAGGAATGCGGCGGCGGTGTTCAACGCgacggccatggctgctggtggtggccgcGGCATCGATGGATCCCTCAATCCCAACTTTTTCGTTGGCAGTCTTGATCCGGTGGGATCTCCAGTCTCTACATCCGACTTCTCTCTCagtaccaccaccaccaacgaTTCTTCTTTCGGCTCAGACCTGAATTCACGTACAGCAAGCCTGAGTCTAAACTCAACTCTCAACACATCCTACGCCTCAAGCGGCGATGTTTCTGCTGCAACAAGCGCGAGTGGATCTGAGTGGGGATCTGAGATTGGCGATAATGACCGTGACGGCGTCATCTGGAATGGAGAGCTTAGCAGCGTCATTGGCCTACAAAAGCGAGGCCTTCGAGGTCTGATGGAAGGCCGaagaatgagagagaggacTGGCACGGGAACTGGTGGCGCGGCAGGCATGGGAGCGAGTGGGATCGCTGCAAACTATGGAGGTCAAGCCGGCGGCCAGCGAGTGGGATTGGGAATCGCAGGCCCATGA